TGGACCAATTGTTCACAATGTAAATAATGGAACTCAAATTTGGTCTTTACCTGTGCAAACTTTATTTTTTTTAACCACACTTACTTTTCTTCCAGCTTTTCTTTTAATGATGACGAGTTTTACTCGAATTATCATTGTTTTTGGATTGTTAAGAAATGCCCTTGGAACTCCATATGCTCCGCCAAATCAAATATTATTAGGTTTAGCTCTTTTTCTAACTTTTTTTATTATGTCGCCTACTTTTGAAAAAGTGTATAAAGAGTCTTATCTCCCATTTAGTAAAGAAGAAATTAATATGGATGAAGCATTTGAAAGAGGTGCTATTCCTTTAAAAAAATTTATGTTAAATCAAACAAGAACATCTGATTTAGAAATTTTTTCAAAAATTGCACATATTTCTTCTTATAAAGATCAAAATAATATACCTATGCGTATTTTATTACCTTCATTTATTACAAGTGAATTAAAAACAGCTTTTCAAATTGGTTTTACTATTTTTATACCTTTTTTAATTATTGATTTAGTTATAGCTAGTGTTTTAATGGCATTAGGTATGATGATGGTTCCACCTTCAACAATTTCCTTGCCTTTTAAATTAATGTTGTTTGTATTAGTAGATGGTTGGCAATTATTAGTTACTTCGTTATCTCAAAGTTTTAATATTTAATTTTTTTTAAAAGGAATTTATTTATGAATCCAGAATATGTAATAGTTATGTTTAGTCAAGCAATGAAAGTTTTATTAATGATTGCTTCTCCATTGTTATTATCTACTTTAATCAGTGGTTTGTTGATAAGTATATTACAAGCTGCTACTCAAATAAATGAGCAAACTCTTTCATTTATTCCTAAAATAATTTCTATTTTAACTACAATTTTTATATTTGGTCCTTGGATGTTAGGTGTTATGTTGGATTATATGCATAATTTATTTAATAATATACCAGTAATTATAAAATAATGTTAACATTTGATAACTTTCAATTATTGGCTATTTTTAGTAATATTTTTTGGCCATTTGTTCGTATATTATCTTTTTTTTTAACTGTTCCAATTTTTAATGATCAGCATATAAATAATAAAACTAAAATCATTTTTTCTGCCTTGATTAGTTGGATAATATTTCCATTTTTACCAAAAATTAATATAGAAATATTTTCTTATTTTGGTATTGTACTTTTATTGGAACAAATTTTAATTGGTATAACTATGGGATTTGCTTGTCAATTTTTGTTTTCTGCAATTAATTTTTCAGGAGAATTAATAGGATTGCAAATGGGTTTATCTTTTGCGACATTTTTTAATACAAATAATAATATTGGTATTTCTATAATATCTCGTTTATTAAATATTTTAATGTTATTATTTTTTATATCAATTAATATGCATCTTTATTTAATCTTTATTTTAGTAAATAGTTTTTATAGTATACCTATAAGTACGTTTTTTTTAAATACAGATATTTTTTTTACTTTATTAAAGTTTTCTAGTAGTATTTTCTTAAATAGTTTGATGTTTGTTTTACCAATAATGTTATTTTTACTTTTATCTAATTTAATAATGAGTATTTTAAATCGTTTATCTCCTCAAATATCTATTTTTTCTATTGGATTTCCATTAAATTTATTAATAGGAATATTAGTATTATATTATTTTATATCTTTTTCTTCATTTTATTTTTTCAATAATTTTATAACTCAGTTAGTGAATTTTTTATCTTATACTTTTTTAAAATTATAGTATATATAAAAAGTAATTATTTTTCTTAAAATATAAAAATATTTATAAAGTATAATTTAATATAAATTATACTTTAATTAAAATATAGGTATGATTATTTTATTTTTGCTTCGTTGTATAATACATGTTTACGTATAATAGGATCATATTTTTTTAATACTAATTTATCAGGTGTGTTTCTTTTATTTTTAGTTGTAGTGTAATAATGACCTGTACCTGAAGAAGAAACCATTTTAATTTTTTCTCTATTTTTTTTAGCCATATTTTGATACCTTTATTTTTTATTATGCATCTTTTTTATAATTGATTCTATTCCATTTTTATTGATGCAACGTATTCCATGAGCAGATAAACGTAATTTGATAAATTGTTTTTTTTCAGGAATCCAAAAACGATGGTTTTGAATATTTGGTAAAAATTTTCTTTTTGTTGCATTTAACGCACGTGATCTATTATTACCAATCATACGTTTTTTTCCTGTAATTTGACATATTCGAGACATATTAAATTTTTTTCCAAAGTTGTATTTTATATAATTTAAAATTTTTTCATTTAAATTAATATAATATATAGTTTTATATTTTCAAGTATTAATTCATTATTTAATCAAGGTTAATGATATGATTATATATCAGAGATACTTATCTAAATCTTTGATTTTGTTTTCTAGTTTTTTATTTTTAATAGTATTTTTTCTAGAAAGTAATTTTGGATTTAAAATATTTTTTAATGTAACAAATTATTTTTTTCTAGGATTAAAAACAGAAGAAATATCAGGAAATTGGCGTAATTTTACATTAAAAAATATTCATTATAATTTTTTTGGTATATCTGTTAAGGCTAAAAATATTCATATATTTTTAAATCCATTATATTTTTTTAAAAAAAATAATATTTTAAGAAAAATTGAAACAAAAAATTTAGTTTTATCATTGAATAATAGAAATTTTCTTTTTTTTAAAAATAATTATTTAAATATAAATAATTTAAAAAATAATGTTTTTATTAATTCGATATTTTTAGAAAAGATTATTTCTGATAAAATACTTTTAAAATTAAATAATAAAAATATTACATTATTTAATGTACATACTGGATTAAAGTTAATTAATAATAATATTAATATATTACCTACTTATATTGATTCTATTAATTTTAAGTCTAATTTTTTAAATTGTAATCGTAATAATCAGATTTTTTTAAAAAATATTAATATATTTAGTAAAAATAAAATTAATAATTTTGTGTCTTATTTTTTAAAAAATAAAAAATTTTCATTACCAATAAACATAAATATAAAATATATAAAATTAAGAAAAATAATAATTTTTAATAAGAAATTTAGAAATATTTTATTTAGTGGATATATTAATGATAAGCTTGTATTTAAATTAAAATTTAATGATTTTTTTAAATTTAATATAGATATAGAAATATTATTAAATAATTTAACTCACCCCTTATATATTAATTTAGATATTCAAAATTTATATTTTCCTATAAATAAGAATTTAATATTTACTTTAAAGTTTTTCAATATAATTTTTAAAGGCACTATTGATAAGTATTATTTATCATTAAAAAATATTATTAATATACCAGGAATGCCTTTATTTTTTTTAAATATTTTAGCAAATGGTAATTTAACAAATATTTTTTTTAAAAAGATTAATTTTATTCCTTTAAAATCTAAAAATAAAAAATTAGAAAATATTAAAAGTAAAAATATTTCCCATAGATTTTTATCTCAATTATCTGGTCATATTAATTTATTAAGTAATTTTAGTAAAGAAAAAAATAGTATTATTATTCCTAAATTTAATTTTATATCTAATCTTATAGATAGAAAATTATTAATTTCAGGTTCTTTATATTATAATAAAATAGATAATCTTAAAATACCTAAGATTATTTTTTCTTTAGGTAAAAATCAAGGTTTTATATCAGGTGTAATATCAAAGAAAATTAATATTAATTCTGCTATAAATATTAATAATTTATCTTACTTTTTACCTAATTTAAAGGGCGATATTATATCAACTTTAAATATACATGGATATACTATATCACCTATTTTTTTAGGTTTTTTATCAGGAGAAAATATATTTTGGAATAATATTATATATTTAAATTATATTAATATTTTATCTAATTTTAATGCAGATAAAAATTTTACAAAAAGTATTTTTATTAAGATTAAAAAAATTATATTTTTAAAATATAATATAGATTTTTTAGATTTTAAATTTTATTGGAATAATAATAATCAAAAATTTTATTTTTTTCTAAAAAATAAAAATTTAATAATTAAATTTTTAGTAAATAGTAATTTTAATTATGAAAAAGGTATATGGAATGGTATCTTAAAAAAAATAACTTGTATTTTTTTTAAAAAAAAATGGATTATAAATAGTAATCCAATTACTTATTATGATAATAAACATACTAAAAAAGTTAATAAAGTTAATAAAATTCAAAATAGTGCTTTTTCTTTTTTTGATAAAATTCAAAATTTTTTATTAAAATCAACCTTTAATTCATCATTTAATTTTAAAACAAATTTATTTTTTAAAACACAGTTTATTTTAGAAAGAAGAAAAATATTGTCTAATATGAAAATATTAATATATAGTAAAAATTTAATATTTCAGAAAAAGATAAAAAGTAAACTTTTTTTACAAAAATTATCTTTTTTCAAATTAAATGTTGATTTAAAAAAAAATAATTTAAAAACTAAATGGATCATATATTTTTCAAAAAATAAAAAAAATAAATTATTTGGATTCTTAAATATATATGATTTTCTAAATAAAAATAACATAAAGAGTAAATTTTTTTTATTAAGATGCCCATGTATAATACTAAATTTTTTTATATCAGATTTATTAATATTAAATGGAATATGTACAGGAAATATGAAAATATCAGGAGTGTTATATCAGCCTAAGATTTTGGCTGATATATATATAAAAAATTTTTATATTAAAAGTGATAAAATATTAAATTATATTTTTTTATTTTTTAATTCTTCTTTTAATTTAGTTAAATATATGAAAATTAATCAAGAAATTCTTATAAAAAAAGGAAATATGTTATTTGTATTTTATTTTACTTTAAAAGATAATACTTTTAATTTATCACAATGGAATATACTGTTTAATAGTAATGAAATTGTTTTTTTTATTTTTCCAAGAATAGCTTTAAATATTTCTTCTCGATTAAATTTTTATTATATTTTTTCAAAATATAATCTTATTGGTTATTTTAAATCTTTTTTATTTAATTTTAAAGTTAATGCAAAAAATTTTATTCTTTAAAAATAAAAATAGTTTTTACTTTTTATTTTTAGCTCGATTATATGAAGAATTAATTTCTAATTTTGCTTCTATATGATCACCCCATCCTATAATTTTTGTCCATTTTTCTTTTTCTATTTTTTTATAATATTTAAAAAAATGTTCTATTTGTTTTTTTAGTAATTCTGGTATATCTGATATATTATTAATATTATTATATAATTGAGAAATTTTATTTTTTGGTACAGCAATAATTTTAGCATCATCTCCAGATTCATCTTTCATTTTTAATATTCCAATTGGTTTACAGTGGATAACGGAATAAGATTGTATAGGATATGGAGTAATAACTAAAACATCTAAAGGATCACCATCCATAGATAATGTTTGATTAATATATCCATAATTACAAGGATAAAACATTGGTGTTGGAAGGAATCTATCTACAAAAAGTAAACCTAATTTTTTATCTAATTCATATTTAACAGGGGATGAATTAGCTGGTATTTCAATAATAACATATATATCGTTTGGTATATTATCGCCTGCGATTACTTGATCATATTGCATTAATATTTTACCTTTTTATGTTTTAAAAATATTTTAATAAGATATATAAAATTATATTAATTTTTATTTATTAAAGTTAACTAATTTAAATAATAGTTATTTTTTTATATAGTTATTTGTAATAAATAATATTAATATACTTGTATATTATATATCCAAGGAGTTATAAATGAAATTAATAGATCAAATTAAGATAGAAGAAGATTTATTATTAGAAGTAATAAAAAATATAATTTATTTAGTTCAAAAAAAAAATAATTATTTAGTTGAGGTTTTTGTTAAAAAAACAATAGGTAGCACTGTTAATATTAGAAATAATATTGTAGAGAATATAGAATTTAATAATGATAGTATATTATTTATTACTATTTATAATAAATTTTCTAAAGGCAGTATATCGTCTAGAGATTTTAGTACTAATAGTATAAAAAAAATGTTAAATATTGCAATTGACATTTCTAAGCATTCTTCTTCTGATTTTTGTATAGGATTACCAGATTTAGAATTATTGTGTTTTAATGCTAATGATTTAGATTTATTTCATCCATCAGAAATAAATATAAAAGATGGAATTAATTTTGCATCTCAAGTAGAAAAAGAAGCTTTTAAATTTGATAAAAGAATTATTAATAGTGAAGGAAGTTTTTTTAGTAATCATATTAATATAAATATTTTTGGAAATAGTTTAGGGATGCTTGAAATATATAAATCTACTCGTTATTCAGCTTACAATTGTATGATTGCACGTGATAATAATCTAATGCAAAGAGATTTTAACTATTCTATTTCTAGAAAAATAGAAAATTTAGATAATCCTAAAAAATTAGGTCAAACAACTGCAAAACGCGTGATATCTAGATTAGGTGCTAGAAAAATTAATACAATGAAGTCTCCAATTATATTCTCAAACGAATTATCTTCTTCTTTTTTTTCTTATTTAGTTTCAGCTATTAATGGTAATAATGTTTATAGAAAATCCACTTTTTTACTAAATGATTTAAAAAAGAAAATTTTTCCTAACTGGTTAAATATTATAGAGAATCCACATATTCTTCAAGGATTGGGTAGCAAACCATTTGATAATGAAGGTGTAAAAACAACTGTGAAATATATAGTAAAAAATGGAGTATTAAAAACATGGTTGCTTAATAATTACAATGCTCGTCAACTAGGATTAGTTAGTACTGGAAATTGTGGGGGTATTTCGAATTGGTTAGTTTCACATCAAAATATATCATTTAAAAATTTATTAAAATATATAAAAAATGGATTATTAGTAACTGAATTAATGGGGCAAGGTGTAGATATTGTTAGTGGAAATTATTCTCAAGGTGCAATGGGTTTTTGGATCGAAAATGGGAATATTCAATACCCAGTACATGAAGTTACTATATCTGGTAACTTAAGAGAAGTATGGAGTAATATTTTAAGTATTAGTAATGATATTGATATTCGTAATAATATTCAATGTGGATCTATATTAGTTTCTGAAATGCAAATTTCAGGAAAGTAATATCGATTTAAATAAAACAAATAAAAGGTAATAAATTTATTACCTTTTTTATTTTTTAAAGAAGTTGACTGATAAGCCGGGTTCTGTTTTAAACAGTCATTCATCTAGATTAGCAATTACTTGTTAATTCAAGCGGTCTACCCAGGTTCTTGTACGAGCCATACTTTTTTATAATAACCTATATTTGACCTTGCTCCAGGTGGAGTTTACAATGCCATAAATTGTTACCAATTATGCGGTGTGCTCTTACCACACCTTTTCACCCTTGCCATAAATTAATAATATTTTAAAATATATTATAACCTGGTGGTTTTTTTTCTGTTGTACTTGTCATAAGCTTGCGCTTTCCAGGTGTTACCTGGCACCTTGCTCTATGGAGCCCGGACTTTCCTCTTTTTAGAAAACTCTAAAAAGCGACTGTTTTAGTCAACTTCTTTTTTAAATATTATATATTATTTAAAAAAAAAAATCATTTTTCTTTATTTTTAATTGCATACTGATATAAATTATTTTTACTAACTTTATGAATTTTAGAAGTAATAAGAACTGATTGTTTTAATGATAAAAAATTTTTTAATATTTGAAAAGTATTAATTGTATTTTCTGAAATATTAATATTTTTATCTTTTTTATAACCGTTAATAATAATAATATTTTCTCCTTTACTATAAATATTTTTATTATTTTCTAACCAAGAAAGCATGACTTTTGCTTTATTTCCATAAATTATTTCCCATTTTTTTGTTATTTCTCTAGCAATTACTATATGTCTATTTTTTCCAATTTCATTTATTATATCTTTTATAGTTTCAATTATTCTATATTTTGATTCACAAAAAATAATTGTTCTTTTTTCTTTTCTTAAAGAATGCAATAAATTTTGTCTTATTTTTTTTTTAGAAGGTAGAAATCCTTCATAGCAAAAACGATTAGTAGATATTCCAGAAGCACTTAATGCTGTAATTGCTGAACAAGGCCCTGGCAAAGGGATAATTTGAATGCAGAATATATGGCATTTTTTAATTAACAAATAACCTGGATCATTAATTATCGGCGTTCCGGCATTAGATACTAAAGCAATTTTTTTTCCTTGTTTTAATTTTTGAATTAAATTATCAGTTTTATAAAATTCATTATTTTTATTAAAAGATATTAAGGTGTTTTTAATATTAAAATGTTCTAATAAAATATTAGTACGTTTTATATTTTCACAAGCTATTAAATCAACTTCTTTTAATATTTTTAATGCACGATAAGTTATATCAGATAAATTACCAATAGGTGTAGGTACAATATAAAGAGTTCCATTATATTTAAACAAATTCACTTTTTTTCCTAAAAATTTTTATTTTAGTTAAAATTATTAATTATTTATTATCTAGATAATATCAAATTTATTTTTTATATATCTTATTTAAAATAAAATATTATTAATAAGGAGTATAATTGAATAGAGTAGTTATCACAGGTTTAGGTATTATTTCAAGTATTGGAAATAATCAAAAAGAAGTTTTAACTTCATTATATAATGGTCATTCTGGAATTACATTTTCAGAAGAGATGAAAAAATTAGGTATGAGAAGTCAAGTTTGGGGGGATATTAAATTAGAATATAAAAATTTAATAACTAAAAAAATGTCTCGTTTTATGAGTGATGGTGTTATATATGCATTTTTGTCTATGCAACAAGCTATTCAAGATGCTAATTTAAGAAATGAAGATTATCAAAAAAATTCTCGTATTGGATTAATTGTTGGTTCTGGAGGAGGCTCTCGAAAAGATTATATAAAATATACGAATATTAAGAAAAACCCCTTTAGTTTGCATTTTTTAAACCCATATATTGCAATTAAATCTATGACATCTGGAATTTCAGCATGTTTATCAACTATTTTTAAAATTTATGGTGTAAATTATTCAATTAGCTCTGCTTGCGCGACTTCTGGACATTGTATTGGAAATGCTTTTGAGTTAATTAAATTTGGAAAACAAGATATTATTTTTGCTGGAGGAGGTGAAGAAGTAAGTTGTGAATTAGCTTATGAGTTTGATGTTATGAAAGTGCTTTCTTCAAATTTTAATAATACTCCTAAAAAATCATCTCGTGTTTATGATGTTCACCGAGATGGTTTTGTAATATCAGGCGGTGGAGGTATTGTTGTTATTGAAAGTTTAAATTCTGCAATTTCTCGATCTGCTTATATATATGCTGAAATCATTGGATACGGTGCAACATCTGATGGTAAAGATATTGTATCGCCTTCTGGAGAAGGAGCGTTAAGATCTATGAATTTAGCAAAAAATCAAAAGAATTTATCAATTGATTATATTAATACGCATGGAACATCTACTAAAATTGGTGATTTAATTGAATTAAAAGCAATTAAAAGATCTTTTCTTCATGAGAAAAAACCGATGATTTCATCAACAAAATCAATGACTGGTCATTCTTTAGGAGCATCTGGTGTACATGAAATAATTTATACTTTATTAATGTTGAAGTATAATTTCATTGCTCCATCAATCAATATTAAAAAATTAGAACCATATGCAAAAAATATGAATATTATTCAGAAAACTATTTCTAAAAAAATTCAAATTGCAATGTCTAATAATTTTGGATTTGGAGGGACTAATGTTTCTTTAATATTAAAGAAATATTAGTGTTTCAAAAGTTAATATTATTTGAATTTTTTTATTAAAGTTATAGATATACAATGTATAAAAAATAATATAATTTATTAATTTTTAAATGTTTTTTATTTAGAAGGGTTAAACATGAATCAATTAGATTTATTAAAAAAATTTACTAAAATTGTTGCAGATACAAGTGATATAGATTCGATTCGTAAATACAAACCAGAGGATGCTACTACAAATCCATCTTTAATTTTACAAGCATTAAATTTAGATGCTAATCAATATTTTATCAATAAGGCGATAAGATATGCGAAAAAAAAAGGAGGTTTAAATCAGGATAAATTAATAAATGCAAGTGATAAAGTTTTAGTTGATCTTGGTATAGAAATTTTAAAATATATACCAGGTTATATTTCTAGTGAAGTTGATGCTCGTTTATCTTTTAATCAAGAAAAATGTATTTTAAAAGCTAAAAAAATTATTAATATGTATGAAGAAGAAGGTATATCTCGAAAAAGAGTATTAATTAAATTAGCATCTACGTGGGAATGTATTAAAGCGGCAGAAGAATTACAAAAAGATGGTATTTTTTGTAATCTTACTCTTTTATTTTCATTTGCTCAAGCACGTGCTTGTGCAGAGGCAAATGTATTTTTAATATCTCCATTTGTTGGTCGTATTTATGATTGGTATAAATCTCAAAATTTAATATCAAATTTATCGTTTGATAAAGATCCTGGAGTAATTTCTGTTTATAAAATATATGAATTTTATAAAAAACATAATTATAAAACTATTATTATGGGTGCTAGTTTTAGAAATATTCAACAAATTTTATCATTATCTGGATGTGATCGATTAACTATTTCTCCTATATTATTAAAAAAACTTGCATTAAATAATGAAATTTTTGATAGAAAGTTAATTCCACCTAATAAATTTAAAGTTCCACCTATTCCTCTTACTGAGGATGAGTTTAGATGGGAGCATAATCAAGATGAAATGGCTGTACATAAATTATCAGAAGGTATAAGAAACTTTGGAAAAGATCAAATTCTTTTAGAAAAAATTTTTTCAAGATTAATTTAAATATTTATTTTTTTATAAAATTAAAATTAGAGGAAGTAATATGTATTTAAAAAAAGATTTATCAAATGTAATTCGTATGTTAAGTGTAGATGCAGTTCAATCTGCAAAATCAGGGCATCCAGGTATGCCTATGGGTATGGCGGATATTGCAGAAGTATTATGGAGAAATTTTTTAAAACATAATCCAAAAAATCCTAAATGGGATAATCGAGATCGTTTTGTTTTATCTAATGGCCATGGTTCAATGTTATTATATAGTTTATTACATCTTACTGGATATAATTTATCAATAGAAGAAATTAAGAATTTTAGAAAACTTAATTCTAAAACACCTGGTCATCCTGAAATAAATGAAACACCAGGAGTAGAAACAACTACTGGGCCATTAGGTCAAGGTTTAGCAAACGCAGTTGGAATGGCTATTGCAGAAAAAACTTTAAGTGCTTATTTTAATAAGCCAGATTATGATATAATTAATCATTATACCTGGGTATTTGTAGGTGATGGTTGTTTAATGGAAGGTATTTCACATGAAGTTTGTTCTTTAGCAGGTACTTTAAAACTCGGAAAATTAATTGTTTTTTATGATAATAATGGTATTTCTATAGATGGAAAAATATCTAACTGGTTTACAGACGATACAGTTATGCGTTTTAAATCTTATAATTGGCATGTAATAAAGGATGTAGATGGTCATAATTCAGAATCTATTGAAAAAAGTATTAAGGCCGCAATATCTGTAAAAAATAAACCTTCTATTATTATTTGTAATACTATCATTGGTTTTGGATCACCAAATAAATCTGGTACTTCTGAATCTCATGGTGCTCCATTAGGGGAATCAGAAATTATTTTAACAAGAAATAATTTACAATGGAAATACTCACCTTTTGAAATACCTAAAAAAATTTATGAAAAGTGGAATTTTATTCAACAAGGTGAAAAATTAGAAAAATTATGGAATAAGAAATTTTCTTTATATAAATTAAAATATCCTAAACTTGCAAAAGAATATTTACGTCGTTTTCAAGAAAATTTGCCTGAAGAATGGAATA
The Buchnera aphidicola (Protaphis terricola) genome window above contains:
- the fliP gene encoding flagellar type III secretion system pore protein FliP (The bacterial flagellar biogenesis protein FliP forms a type III secretion system (T3SS)-type pore required for flagellar assembly.), giving the protein MLYRILPFLFLLFCPLVYANIPGPIVHNVNNGTQIWSLPVQTLFFLTTLTFLPAFLLMMTSFTRIIIVFGLLRNALGTPYAPPNQILLGLALFLTFFIMSPTFEKVYKESYLPFSKEEINMDEAFERGAIPLKKFMLNQTRTSDLEIFSKIAHISSYKDQNNIPMRILLPSFITSELKTAFQIGFTIFIPFLIIDLVIASVLMALGMMMVPPSTISLPFKLMLFVLVDGWQLLVTSLSQSFNI
- the fliQ gene encoding flagellar biosynthesis protein FliQ, with the protein product MNPEYVIVMFSQAMKVLLMIASPLLLSTLISGLLISILQAATQINEQTLSFIPKIISILTTIFIFGPWMLGVMLDYMHNLFNNIPVIIK
- the fliR gene encoding flagellar biosynthetic protein FliR encodes the protein MLTFDNFQLLAIFSNIFWPFVRILSFFLTVPIFNDQHINNKTKIIFSALISWIIFPFLPKINIEIFSYFGIVLLLEQILIGITMGFACQFLFSAINFSGELIGLQMGLSFATFFNTNNNIGISIISRLLNILMLLFFISINMHLYLIFILVNSFYSIPISTFFLNTDIFFTLLKFSSSIFLNSLMFVLPIMLFLLLSNLIMSILNRLSPQISIFSIGFPLNLLIGILVLYYFISFSSFYFFNNFITQLVNFLSYTFLKL
- the rpmG gene encoding 50S ribosomal protein L33, translated to MAKKNREKIKMVSSSGTGHYYTTTKNKRNTPDKLVLKKYDPIIRKHVLYNEAKIK
- the rpmB gene encoding 50S ribosomal protein L28 is translated as MSRICQITGKKRMIGNNRSRALNATKRKFLPNIQNHRFWIPEKKQFIKLRLSAHGIRCINKNGIESIIKKMHNKK
- the ppa gene encoding inorganic diphosphatase, producing the protein MQYDQVIAGDNIPNDIYVIIEIPANSSPVKYELDKKLGLLFVDRFLPTPMFYPCNYGYINQTLSMDGDPLDVLVITPYPIQSYSVIHCKPIGILKMKDESGDDAKIIAVPKNKISQLYNNINNISDIPELLKKQIEHFFKYYKKIEKEKWTKIIGWGDHIEAKLEINSSYNRAKNKK
- the pmbA gene encoding metalloprotease PmbA; translation: MKLIDQIKIEEDLLLEVIKNIIYLVQKKNNYLVEVFVKKTIGSTVNIRNNIVENIEFNNDSILFITIYNKFSKGSISSRDFSTNSIKKMLNIAIDISKHSSSDFCIGLPDLELLCFNANDLDLFHPSEINIKDGINFASQVEKEAFKFDKRIINSEGSFFSNHININIFGNSLGMLEIYKSTRYSAYNCMIARDNNLMQRDFNYSISRKIENLDNPKKLGQTTAKRVISRLGARKINTMKSPIIFSNELSSSFFSYLVSAINGNNVYRKSTFLLNDLKKKIFPNWLNIIENPHILQGLGSKPFDNEGVKTTVKYIVKNGVLKTWLLNNYNARQLGLVSTGNCGGISNWLVSHQNISFKNLLKYIKNGLLVTELMGQGVDIVSGNYSQGAMGFWIENGNIQYPVHEVTISGNLREVWSNILSISNDIDIRNNIQCGSILVSEMQISGK
- the rsmI gene encoding 16S rRNA (cytidine(1402)-2'-O)-methyltransferase, with translation MNLFKYNGTLYIVPTPIGNLSDITYRALKILKEVDLIACENIKRTNILLEHFNIKNTLISFNKNNEFYKTDNLIQKLKQGKKIALVSNAGTPIINDPGYLLIKKCHIFCIQIIPLPGPCSAITALSASGISTNRFCYEGFLPSKKKIRQNLLHSLRKEKRTIIFCESKYRIIETIKDIINEIGKNRHIVIAREITKKWEIIYGNKAKVMLSWLENNKNIYSKGENIIIINGYKKDKNINISENTINTFQILKNFLSLKQSVLITSKIHKVSKNNLYQYAIKNKEK
- a CDS encoding beta-ketoacyl synthase N-terminal-like domain-containing protein, giving the protein MNRVVITGLGIISSIGNNQKEVLTSLYNGHSGITFSEEMKKLGMRSQVWGDIKLEYKNLITKKMSRFMSDGVIYAFLSMQQAIQDANLRNEDYQKNSRIGLIVGSGGGSRKDYIKYTNIKKNPFSLHFLNPYIAIKSMTSGISACLSTIFKIYGVNYSISSACATSGHCIGNAFELIKFGKQDIIFAGGGEEVSCELAYEFDVMKVLSSNFNNTPKKSSRVYDVHRDGFVISGGGGIVVIESLNSAISRSAYIYAEIIGYGATSDGKDIVSPSGEGALRSMNLAKNQKNLSIDYINTHGTSTKIGDLIELKAIKRSFLHEKKPMISSTKSMTGHSLGASGVHEIIYTLLMLKYNFIAPSINIKKLEPYAKNMNIIQKTISKKIQIAMSNNFGFGGTNVSLILKKY
- the tal gene encoding transaldolase translates to MNQLDLLKKFTKIVADTSDIDSIRKYKPEDATTNPSLILQALNLDANQYFINKAIRYAKKKGGLNQDKLINASDKVLVDLGIEILKYIPGYISSEVDARLSFNQEKCILKAKKIINMYEEEGISRKRVLIKLASTWECIKAAEELQKDGIFCNLTLLFSFAQARACAEANVFLISPFVGRIYDWYKSQNLISNLSFDKDPGVISVYKIYEFYKKHNYKTIIMGASFRNIQQILSLSGCDRLTISPILLKKLALNNEIFDRKLIPPNKFKVPPIPLTEDEFRWEHNQDEMAVHKLSEGIRNFGKDQILLEKIFSRLI
- the tkt gene encoding transketolase, which gives rise to MYLKKDLSNVIRMLSVDAVQSAKSGHPGMPMGMADIAEVLWRNFLKHNPKNPKWDNRDRFVLSNGHGSMLLYSLLHLTGYNLSIEEIKNFRKLNSKTPGHPEINETPGVETTTGPLGQGLANAVGMAIAEKTLSAYFNKPDYDIINHYTWVFVGDGCLMEGISHEVCSLAGTLKLGKLIVFYDNNGISIDGKISNWFTDDTVMRFKSYNWHVIKDVDGHNSESIEKSIKAAISVKNKPSIIICNTIIGFGSPNKSGTSESHGAPLGESEIILTRNNLQWKYSPFEIPKKIYEKWNFIQQGEKLEKLWNKKFSLYKLKYPKLAKEYLRRFQENLPEEWNKKVDKYILNLQNNPKNIASRNASQNVLEKFVKILPELIGGSADLSPSNLSICSSSRSIVEYPSGNYIHYGVREFGMTAIANGIANHGGFIPYTSTFLIFVEYARNAVRMAALMNTKHIFIYTHDSIGLGEDGPTHQPVEQLISLRTTPNLDVWRPCDQVETAIAWKYAIEKKKGPTALILSRQNLSQCYRTKIQLNQISYGAYILYDSNKSIDVIFISTGSEIEITLLAAKKIASFGYSVRVVSMPSNNVFDRQDQVYKESVLPSHVTKKIAVEASIKDFWYKYVGINGLIIGMETFGKSAPGNILFKNFGFTVDNIVNKTKIFLKY